A stretch of Fusarium poae strain DAOMC 252244 chromosome 2, whole genome shotgun sequence DNA encodes these proteins:
- a CDS encoding hypothetical protein (SECRETED:SignalP(1-20)): protein MLFQLITSTLLTGAFTVAAAQDPNDCDVTCQTGYRQALTGEISQWVNQNVTTDDFYSNPANLSSYSAGDLVKWDDVPSDQVSSRWTLPGGVSMSRFFYMSEDIDGKPIPATGFVIVPYTNPLGKDKPFRTVVWTHGTAGGTRQCAPSNHKALYYEWRGPFALSQQGYVVIAPDYTGQGSDIPQGFMYEAGALHAADVSFGLKAARTVLGDRITQEWVVVGHSEGGLSAWRTCEREAKPGKATGGFLGAVALAPALQPIKLIPEAFRLANGGPVGDVNSIFLLQSFAKLYPSIKPDDYFTDTVLSRIPLSEQGCVGTGSALYSGLTEKQLYKNSSWLAHPDFVDWQKRYNGAGLHTLAAPMLVLQGEADERVYANYTEEDVNATCKEFPESTLELKLYPDLDHFVVTEASQADYLPWIADRFNNVTLSKGCTRTVVTPATEKFGIISQTWAATS from the coding sequence ATGTTATTTCAACTCATCACTAGCACTCTCCTCACCGGAGCCTTCACTGTCGCCGCAGCCCAAGATCCAAATGATTGCGACGTTACGTGCCAAACCGGGTACCGCCAAGCCCTGACTGGTGAAATCAGCCAATGGGTCAACCAGAATGTAACTACGGATGACTTCTACTCCAACCCGGCCAACCTCTCTTCATACTCTGCTGGTGACCTCGTCAAATGGGACGACGTGCCTTCTGACCAGGTTTCTAGCAGATGGACTCTGCCCGGCGGAGTATCTATGTCCCGATTCTTCTATATGTCCGAAGACATTGACGGAAAGCCTATCCCCGCCACAGGATTTGTCATTGTTCCCTACACGAACCCTCTTGGGAAGGATAAGCCGTTTCGTACAGTTGTCTGGACCCATGGAACAGCTGGCGGTACCCGGCAATGTGCGCCATCAAACCATAAGGCTCTCTACTATGAGTGGCGGGGCCCCTTTGCTCTCAGTCAGCAAGGCTATGTTGTTATTGCTCCTGACTATACGGGCCAGGGTAGTGACATTCCTCAAGGCTTTATGTATGAGGCTGGAGCTCTGCACGCTGCAGATGTTAGCTTTGGCTTAAAGGCAGCACGAACAGTCTTGGGTGATCGAATTACTCAGGAGTGGGTTGTTGTTGGTCACAGTGAGGGTGGCTTGAGCGCATGGCGAACTTGCGAGCGTGAGGCAAAGCCCGGTAAAGCTACAGGTGGATTCCTGGGTGCCGTTGCGCTTGCCCCGGCCCTGCAGCCTATCAAATTGATCCCCGAGGCCTTCCGTCTGGCAAATGGTGGACCAGTTGGAGATGTTAActccatctttcttcttcagtcATTTGCAAAACTCTACCCCTCAATTAAGCCCGATGATTACTTTACCGATACTGTCCTTAGCCGAATTCCTCTCTCCGAGCAAGGATGTGTTGGCACGGGATCTGCCCTCTACAGCGGTCTCACTGAAAAGCAGCTTTACAAGAACTCCAGCTGGCTTGCACACCCCGATTTTGTGGACTGGCAGAAGCGATACAACGGCGCAGGACTACATACTTTGGCTGCTCCCATGCTAGTTCTCCAAGGCGAGGCCGACGAAAGGGTTTACGCTAATTATACAGAGGAGGATGTCAATGCTACGTGCAAGGAGTTTCCGGAATCCACTCTTGAGCTCAAGCTGTATCCTGATCTCGACCACTTTGTTGTCACCGAAGCTTCCCAGGCTGATTATCTTCCCTGGATTGCGGATCGCTTCAACAATGTTACTCTGAGTAAGGGATGTACGAGAACAGTGGTCACCCCAGCTACCGAGAAGTTTGGTATCATTAGCCAAACCTGGGCTGCTACGTCTTAG
- a CDS encoding hypothetical protein (SECRETED:SignalP(1-20)): MLFKLITSTLLAGAFTIAASQDPNQCDIECQTGYRQALAGEANQWVNQNITTDDFYSNPANLSSYSAGDLVKWDDVPSDQVSKRWTLPGGVSMSRFFYMSEDIDGKPIPATGFVIVPYTNPLGKDKPFRTVVWTHGTAGGTRQCAPSNHKALYYEWRGPFALVQQGYVVIAPDYAGQGSDIPQGFMYESGALHAADVAFGLQAIRTVLHDRITKEWVVIGHSEGGLTAWRTCEREAKPGKATGGFLGAISLAPALQPIKLAPESFRRAKGGPVGDVNSIFFLQSLARLYPSIKIEDYFSDIVLSRISLAEQGCIGTGSALYNSLTKKQLYKNTSWLAHPDFVDWQKRYNGAGLHTLAAPMLVIQGEADLRVYPNYTEEDFNATCKEFPESTAEYKLYPDLDHFVVTEASQADYLPWIADRFNNVTLTKGCKKSVVTPATKKFGIVSQNWAATS; the protein is encoded by the coding sequence ATGTTGTTTAAACTCATTACCAGCACTCTCCTCGCCGGAGCCTTCACTATCGCCGCATCTCAAGATCCAAATCAGTGCGACATTGAGTGCCAAACCGGGTACCGCCAAGCCCTAGCTGGTGAAGCTAATCAATGGGTCAACCAAAACATAACTACGGATGACTTCTACTCCAACCCGGCCAACCTCTCTTCATACTCTGCTGGTGACCTCGTCAAATGGGACGACGTGCCTTCTGACCAGGTTTCCAAAAGATGGACTCTGCCCGGCGGAGTATCTATGTCCCGATTCTTCTATATGTCCGAAGACATTGACGGAAAGCCTATCCCCGCCACAGGATTTGTCATTGTTCCCTACACGAACCCTCTTGGGAAGGATAAGCCGTTTCGTACAGTTGTCTGGACCCATGGAACAGCTGGCGGTACCCGGCAATGTGCGCCATCAAACCATAAGGCTCTCTACTATGAGTGGCGGGGCCCCTTTGCTCTCGTCCAGCAAGGCTATGTTGTCATTGCTCCTGACTATGCCGGCCAGGGTAGTGACATTCCTCAAGGCTTCATGTATGAGTCTGGAGCCCTGCACGCCGCAGACGTCGCCTTTGGCTTACAGGCAATACGGACAGTCTTGCACGATCGAATTACTAAGGAGTGGGTTGTTATTGGTCACAGTGAGGGTGGCTTGACCGCATGGCGAACTTGTGAGCGTGAGGCAAAGCCCGGTAAAGCTACAGGTGGATTCCTGGGTGCCATTTCGCTCGCCCCGGCCCTGCAGCCTATCAAATTGGCCCCTGAGTCTTTCCGTCGGGCAAAAGGTGGACCAGTGGGAGATGTTAACTCTATCTTTTTCCTTCAGTCACTTGCACGCCTCTACCCCTCAATCAAGATCGAGGATTACTTCTCCGACATTGTCCTCAGTCGAATTTCTCTCGCCGAGCAAGGATGTATTGGCACGGGATCTGCCCTCTATAACAGTCTCACTAAAAAGCAGCTTTACAAGAACACCAGCTGGCTTGCACACCCCGATTTTGTGGACTGGCAGAAGCGATACAACGGCGCAGGACTACATACTTTGGCTGCTCCCATGCTCGTTATCCAAGGCGAGGCCGACCTTAGGGTTTACCCTAATTATACAGAGGAGGACTTTAATGCTACGTGCAAGGAGTTTCCGGAATCAACTGCTGAGTACAAGCTGTATCCTGATCTCGACCACTTTGTTGTCACCGAAGCTTCCCAGGCTGATTATCTTCCCTGGATTGCGGATCGCTTCAACAATGTTACTCTGACCAAGGGATGCAAGAAATCAGTGGTGACCCCAGCTACCAAGAAGTTTGGCATCGTTAGCCAAAACTGGGCTGCTACGTCTTAG
- a CDS encoding hypothetical protein (CAZy:GT1): MYNNDRPLPKPPALRHPSSFTPYEAGPGNDAMPDEALPQYAEQPAAAEQILDEAAGATADGRIDVNLDSKLCRTLSLLVERNGPKQLNFDRPVSIAPPAYTEQTEWNIRLNIVIQVVGSRGDVQPFVALGNELQRQGHRVRLATHDTFADFVLKSGLEFYPIGGDPTELMAYMVKNPGLIPSIKSLRAGDIQKKRLMIAEMLEGCWRSCVEPDPLNQQPFVADAIIANPPSFAHVHCAQALGIPLHLMFTMPWSSTKHFCHPLANINANNSGISTAVANQISYMAVEWMTWQGLGDIINTWRQSLDLEDIPFSEGAGLLETLQIPFTYCWSPALIPKPLDWPDYIDVCGFFFRDAPQYIPDSDLGAFLRDGAPPIYIGFGSIVIDDADKLTAILVDAVKATGVRAIISKGWSKLGANQPADRDIFYLGDCPHEWLFQQVTAVIHHGGAGTTACGLLNGKPTAIVPFFGDQPFWGTMVHAAGAGPMPIPQKILNSQNLSQAIRDCLTPGALAAARGMAEKMRQENGVRQAVNSFHANLPLDKMRCDIIPGLPAAWSYKTGSQHLKLSKAAAEILTDSGRVKWVDLKRYESQPIDIQRRRWDPLTAVISSGFKMYAGMLASAADIVIKPAQVLMAERPNTGDPKLIGNSNTQALEDPVYGRYAALDLPSGNQNRRNHKSRAGAAVAGSAGAFGGFFKAVTKGVYLDIPHALEEGMRVAPRLYGGEVYDPGPVTDWKSGGIAAGKNFSHGILEGVGGLVMSPVRGAKKEGAVGAAKGVGIGVLNLTTKVSSGTLGLLTFTSQGAYKSVRASMRKDTRKTIKQSRRAEGIAIVREGKQRVDAGTLPTNTTSVLKQGPGSKSLAVSFQAGTLA, translated from the exons ATGTACAACAACGACAGACCGTTACCTAAGCCACCAGCGCTGAGGCACCCATCGTCATTTACACCATATGAAGCAGGCCCGGGTAACGACGCTATGCCGGACGAGGCTCTCCCCCAATATGCGGAACAACCCGCAGCTGCTGAACAAATCTTGGACGAAGCAGCAGGAGCGACGG CCGATGGGCGCATCGACGTAAATCTCGATTCTAAACTTTGCAGAACCCTCTCCCTGCTTGTTGAACGTAATGGGCCTAAGCAGCTAAATTTCGACCGGCCTGTTAGCATTGCACCTCCCGCCTATACTGAGCAGACCGAATGGAATATTCGTTTGAACATTGTCATTCAAGTTGTCGGTAGTCGAGGAGACGTTCAACCTTTCGTCGCGCTCGGTAACGAGCTCCAACGCCAAGGTCACAGAGTTCGCCTCGCTACTCACGATACCTTTGCCGACTTTGTACTTAAATCCGGCCTCGAGTTCTATCCTATTGGCGGTGATCCGACCGAGTTAATGGCGTATATGGTTAAAAACCCCGGTCTAATCCCTTCTATAAAGAGCCTCCGTGCTGGTGACATCCAGAAGAAACGTCTTATGATTGCTGAGATGCTGGAAGGCTGTTGGCGGTCATGTGTTGAGCCTGATCCTCTGAACCAACAGCCGTTTGTTGCCGACGCCATTATTGCGAACCCGCCAAGCTTCGCCCACGTTCATTGCGCTCAAGCGCTCGGTATCCCACTACATCTCATGTTCACTATGCCCTGGAGCAGTACGAAGCACTTTTGTCACCCTTTGGCCAACATCAATGCTAACAATAGTGGTATCTCGACTGCCGTCGCTAACCAAATTTCGTATATGGCTGTTGAATGGATGACATGGCAAGG ACTCGGCGATATCATCAATACATGGAGGCAAAGCCTGGATTTAGAGGACATCCCTTTTTCTGAAGGCGCTGGCTTGCTTGAGACACTGCAGATCCCTTTCACTTATTGCTGGTCCCCAGCACTCATTCCGAAGCCTCTCGATTGGCCGGATTACATTG ACGTGTgcggcttcttcttccgcGACGCACCACAGTATATCCCCGATTCTGACCTTGGAGCCTTTTTACGCGATGGAGCTCCACCTATATACATTGGCTTTGGAAGCATTGTTATTGACGACGCTGATAAGCTGACGGCCATACTGGTAGATGCTGTGAAAGCGACAGGCGTTCGCGCAATCATCTCCAAAGGATGGAGTAAGTTGGGCGCTAATCAGCCAGCCGATAGGGACATCTTCTATCTTGGAGACTGCCCGCATGAATGGCTGTTCCAACAAGTCACAGCTGTTATCCATCATGGCGGAGCTGGGACGACCGCATGTGGGTTACTTAATGGAAAACCAACGGCCATTGTGCCCTTCTTTGGCGA CCAACCCTTCTGGGGCACCATGGTCCATGCTGCAGGTGCAGGCCCCATGCCGATCCCTCAAAAGATTCTTAATAGTCAAAACCTCAGTCAAGCCATCAGGGATTGTTTGACTCCCGGTGCGCTGGCGGCTGCAAGAGGCATGGCAGAGAAGATGCGACAAGAAAACGGAGTCAGACAGGCTGTTAACTCTTTTCACGCCAATCTTCCCCTGGATAAAATGCGTTGCGATATTATTCCTGGATTGCCGGCTGCTTGGTCTTACAAAACGGGGTCGCAGCATCTCAAACTTTCGAAAGCGGCGGCAGAGATTTTAACAGATAGCGGCAGGGTCAAATGGGTCGACCTTAAGCG TTACGAGTCTCAGCCCATAGACATACAGCGCAGAAGGTGGGATCCCCTCACGGCTGTCATCTCGTCGGGGTTCAAGATGTATGCTGGCATGTTGGCCTCAGCAGCAGACATTGTTATCAAGCCAGCACAGGTATTGATGGCAGAGAGACCTAACACTGGAGACCCAAAACTGATTGGGAATTCGAACACACAAGCATTAGAAGACCCAGTATACGGTAGATATGCTGCGCTTGACCTGCCTTCTGGCAATCAGAACAGGAGGAACCACAAAAGCCGCGCAGGTGCTGCCGTTGCTGGATCTGCCGGTGCTTTCGGCGGATTCTTCAAGGCCGTCACAAAGGGCGTCTACCTTGATATACCGCACGCACTTGAGGAGGGTATGCGCGTTGCTCCACGACTGTATGGTGGTGAGGTGTATGACCCTGGTCCTGTGACAGATTGGAAATCAGGGGGTATCGCTGCGGGGAAGAATTTCAGCCACGGAATTTTAGAGGGAGTCGGTGGGCTGGTCATGTCACCTGTGCGAGGTGCGAAGAAGGAAGGAGCAGTAGGCGCAGCCAAGGGTGTGGGAATCGGAGTCCTCAACCTCACCACAAAGGTATCATCAGGAACCCTAGGGCTACTCACGTTTACTAGCCAGGGCGCCTACAAGAGTGTGCGTGCTTCCATGCGGAAGGATACGCGAAAAACCATCAAGCAGTCAAGGCGGGCCGAAGGCATCGCCATCGTGCGAGAGGGCAAACAGCGTGTCGATGCAGGAACG TTACCAACTAATACTACATCTG TCCTCAAACAGGGTCCCGGGTCCAAATCTCTGGCCGTTTCCTTCCAGGCCGGAACC CTCGCTTAG